One window of Methanobrevibacter woesei genomic DNA carries:
- a CDS encoding 50S ribosomal protein L21e yields the protein MQRSRGSRSRSRQKMTKVAREGRTNPITNKLQRFEVDDLVHIIINPSIQKGQPHHRFHGKTGKIIGTKGKAYLVSLKDGNKAKELIVRPDHLKLQTE from the coding sequence ATGCAAAGATCAAGAGGATCCAGAAGTAGATCAAGACAAAAAATGACTAAAGTAGCAAGAGAAGGAAGAACTAACCCAATTACAAACAAACTCCAAAGATTTGAAGTTGACGATTTAGTTCACATTATTATTAACCCAAGTATTCAAAAAGGTCAACCTCATCACAGATTCCATGGAAAAACTGGTAAAATTATCGGTACCAAAGGAAAAGCATACTTAGTATCCTTAAAAGATGGAAACAAAGCTAAAGAGTTAATTGTAAGACCTGATCATTTAAAATTACAAACTGAATGA
- a CDS encoding RNA polymerase Rpb4 family protein, producing the protein MIGKRVIDSEPIQSVKVKEILEEFSENNELTYEQNITLNHLSRFKKYSVEDSEKIIEELEEFVKPKLAIRIVDLIPTDLSDLRLIFAKENVHLEKDEMEQILAILEKYEVIE; encoded by the coding sequence ATGATAGGAAAAAGAGTTATTGACAGTGAACCAATTCAATCTGTCAAAGTAAAAGAAATTCTTGAAGAATTTTCTGAAAATAACGAATTAACTTACGAACAAAATATTACTTTAAATCATCTCTCAAGATTCAAAAAATATTCTGTTGAAGACAGCGAAAAAATTATTGAAGAACTTGAAGAGTTTGTAAAACCAAAACTTGCAATTCGTATAGTTGATTTAATTCCTACTGATTTATCAGACTTAAGATTAATATTTGCAAAAGAAAACGTTCATCTTGAAAAAGATGAAATGGAACAAATCCTTGCAATATTAGAAAAATACGAAGTTATTGAATAG
- a CDS encoding DUF655 domain-containing protein, with the protein MTNKNKKNNIPSEKKEENAIILDYLSLGYVQNDMSKFKGKAIAQAIGNDYFTLLELTPKDGIDLEIGETVFIGSGKRDKIGRINGKLNYTNLTATSRIEMDYAIRDIIESQEEKYVEFFNTAGSVSTRLHKLELIPGIGKKHMWKIIEARKEKPFESFEDIKERVPALTDPVGMLVNRVKQELDTTTSKRGKKKYYLFTNIPKRPHNKKQEGKV; encoded by the coding sequence ATGACTAATAAAAACAAAAAAAATAACATACCCTCTGAAAAAAAAGAAGAAAACGCAATAATTTTAGATTATTTGAGTTTAGGGTATGTACAAAACGATATGTCCAAATTTAAAGGAAAGGCTATTGCTCAGGCTATTGGTAATGATTATTTCACTTTATTAGAGTTAACTCCAAAAGATGGAATTGATTTAGAAATTGGAGAAACTGTATTTATAGGCTCTGGAAAAAGAGATAAAATTGGTAGAATTAATGGAAAATTAAACTACACCAATTTAACAGCTACTAGTAGAATTGAAATGGATTATGCTATTAGAGATATAATTGAATCTCAAGAAGAAAAATATGTAGAATTCTTTAATACTGCAGGCTCTGTAAGTACAAGACTCCATAAACTTGAATTAATTCCTGGAATCGGTAAAAAACACATGTGGAAAATAATTGAAGCTAGAAAAGAAAAACCATTTGAAAGCTTCGAAGACATTAAAGAAAGAGTTCCTGCATTAACTGATCCTGTTGGAATGTTAGTTAACAGAGTTAAACAAGAATTAGATACCACAACATCAAAAAGAGGTAAGAAAAAATATTATTTATTTACAAACATTCCTAAAAGACCTCATAACAAAAAACAAGAAGGTAAGGTTTAA
- the rsmA gene encoding 16S rRNA (adenine(1518)-N(6)/adenine(1519)-N(6))-dimethyltransferase RsmA, with product MDKQSLAKTTKDILNKYNIKLNKNLGQNYLIDRNKRDQIIDFGNITKEDIVLEIGPGIGTLTCELASKAKKVIAIEQDPTIFDILKERLENENITNVELINDDALNVDFPEFNKIISNLPYQISSPITFKFLEYDFDTAILMYQKEFANRMKGKVGTKDYSRLSAMLYFKCEVELLTNVSAESFIPKPKVDSTVIKLSPKIPEFKGELSNLAISEINEDDFRLYSKFTKALFQHKNKKARNALIDSRHEVSSLDKKEFKNKLNSITSTKINDLLSERVLKISPENILFLSKQLDPILN from the coding sequence ATGGATAAACAATCTTTAGCAAAAACAACTAAAGACATTTTAAATAAATACAATATTAAATTAAATAAAAATTTAGGTCAGAATTACCTTATTGATAGAAATAAACGGGATCAAATTATTGATTTCGGAAATATAACAAAAGAAGATATCGTTCTTGAGATAGGGCCTGGAATAGGAACCTTAACTTGTGAATTAGCATCAAAAGCCAAAAAAGTTATAGCTATCGAGCAAGACCCAACTATTTTTGACATACTCAAAGAAAGGTTGGAAAATGAGAATATAACAAATGTAGAATTGATTAATGATGATGCATTAAATGTGGATTTCCCAGAATTTAATAAAATCATCTCAAATCTACCTTATCAAATCTCTTCTCCAATCACCTTTAAATTTTTAGAATATGACTTTGATACAGCTATTTTAATGTACCAGAAAGAATTTGCAAACCGTATGAAAGGCAAAGTTGGAACTAAAGATTATTCAAGACTTTCAGCAATGCTCTATTTTAAATGTGAAGTTGAATTGTTAACAAATGTATCTGCTGAATCTTTTATTCCAAAACCAAAGGTTGATTCTACTGTAATTAAATTAAGCCCAAAAATTCCTGAATTTAAAGGAGAATTATCAAATTTAGCAATTTCAGAGATTAATGAAGATGATTTTAGATTATATTCTAAATTTACCAAGGCTCTATTCCAGCATAAAAATAAGAAAGCTAGAAATGCACTTATTGACTCACGCCATGAAGTCAGTTCCCTAGATAAAAAAGAATTTAAAAATAAATTAAATAGCATCACTTCAACAAAGATTAATGACCTGTTAAGTGAAAGAGTGCTAAAAATTAGTCCTGAAAATATATTGTTTTTATCAAAACAATTAGATCCTATTTTAAACTAA
- a CDS encoding HemK2/MTQ2 family protein methyltransferase, whose protein sequence is MEFIINTSETVYMPAEDSYMLADNLKIKHGDSVLEIGTGTGIVAMYASKITDKITVTDINFDAVQLAEENFKANNIENIEILFGNLFEPVKDRKFDVILFNTPYLPTDNDDVIEDNLNYAFDGGLNGRKVIDLFLDEVKNHLNPKGIVQLIQSSLSDNEKTLDRLDEMGFIAEIAESEHFFFEDVVLINGYL, encoded by the coding sequence ATGGAATTTATTATAAATACATCAGAAACTGTTTATATGCCTGCTGAAGATAGCTATATGCTTGCAGACAATTTAAAAATAAAACATGGAGACAGCGTATTAGAAATTGGAACTGGAACTGGTATTGTTGCAATGTATGCTTCTAAAATCACTGACAAGATTACAGTAACAGACATTAATTTTGATGCAGTGCAACTAGCTGAAGAGAATTTTAAAGCTAATAACATTGAAAATATTGAAATCCTATTTGGTAATTTATTTGAACCTGTAAAAGATAGAAAGTTTGATGTTATATTATTTAATACTCCATATCTACCTACCGATAATGATGATGTTATAGAAGACAATTTAAATTATGCATTTGATGGTGGATTAAATGGAAGAAAAGTTATTGACTTATTTTTAGATGAAGTGAAAAATCATTTAAACCCTAAAGGAATTGTCCAACTAATTCAGTCTTCACTTTCTGATAATGAGAAGACCTTAGATAGACTTGATGAAATGGGTTTTATTGCAGAAATAGCTGAAAGTGAACACTTCTTTTTTGAAGATGTTGTTTTAATAAATGGTTATTTATAA
- the dapF gene encoding diaminopimelate epimerase, with protein MDLKGLKFSKMHGIGNDFPIIDESKGVVIPEEDKPEACRFLCHRNFGVGGDGVLFVVPSDVADIGYRMFNPDGSEAEMCGNGIRCFADFVYRKGILKEEKMTVETKSGIKTIEITLEDGEPALFRVDMGTSTFKVDEIPMTADVDEFSDGKLDVLDTSFNVTAVSVGNPHAIIFVDDIEAVDIEKYGPAIECHEVFPEKINVHFVQAVSKTEAVMKTWERGAGVTLACGTGATSTAIAGVKLGVFDTENILLHLPGGYLKFNVYEKDGKLGACMEGPAKLVYDGEIQRGYY; from the coding sequence ATGGATTTAAAAGGTTTAAAATTCTCTAAAATGCACGGAATAGGTAATGATTTCCCAATAATTGATGAATCTAAAGGCGTGGTAATTCCTGAGGAAGATAAACCTGAAGCTTGCAGATTCCTCTGTCATAGAAACTTTGGAGTAGGTGGAGATGGAGTACTTTTTGTTGTACCATCTGATGTAGCTGACATTGGATACAGAATGTTCAATCCTGATGGAAGCGAAGCAGAAATGTGTGGAAATGGTATCAGATGTTTTGCAGATTTTGTTTATAGGAAAGGCATTTTAAAAGAAGAAAAAATGACTGTTGAAACAAAATCTGGAATTAAAACCATTGAAATAACACTTGAAGATGGCGAACCAGCACTCTTTAGAGTAGATATGGGAACATCCACCTTCAAAGTAGATGAAATTCCTATGACTGCAGATGTAGATGAATTTTCAGATGGAAAATTAGATGTTTTAGACACTTCTTTTAATGTTACAGCTGTTAGTGTTGGAAATCCTCATGCAATCATCTTTGTTGATGATATTGAAGCTGTAGATATTGAAAAATATGGTCCAGCTATTGAATGTCATGAAGTTTTCCCAGAAAAAATTAATGTACACTTTGTTCAAGCAGTTTCTAAAACTGAAGCAGTTATGAAAACATGGGAAAGAGGAGCTGGTGTTACACTTGCTTGTGGAACTGGTGCAACCTCAACAGCTATTGCAGGTGTAAAATTAGGTGTATTTGATACTGAAAATATATTATTACATCTTCCTGGAGGCTATTTAAAGTTCAATGTCTATGAAAAAGATGGAAAACTTGGAGCATGCATGGAAGGGCCTGCTAAACTTGTATATGATGGAGAAATCCAAAGAGGATATTATTAA
- the lysA gene encoding diaminopimelate decarboxylase — protein MDLNIKINDKGHLDIGGADAVDIADEFGTALFVIDENRIRDNYNRFYNAFSKYYPDFRVYYACKANTNLAVLKILEEEGCCIDAVSPGEVYTSKKLGFDGDRILFTGNNVTTEELKFVYEQGAVINLDSVSALKRLAEVIDPNGVKISFRVNPMVGAGHHDHCITGGVMSKFGIMESEAVEVYKLARELGFNPVGMHSHIGSGILDPEPFKLAIESTMDIAGKVHQEAGIDFEFVDFGGGVGIPYTPEESIVDIDKFAEENIKLFKEKLEEYDMGNPTMYLEPGRYLVGDASVLLVRVNSVKQSYRKFIGVDAGFNTLLRPAMYDSYHHIVVANRMNDEAVEKVDIAGNVCESGDLFARDRMMPEVEEGDLLAILNAGAYGFTMSSNYNSRPKEAEVLVKDGECFVVRERETFDDLFNKQIIPDHLE, from the coding sequence ATGGATTTAAATATTAAAATTAATGATAAAGGTCATTTAGATATTGGTGGAGCAGATGCAGTGGATATTGCTGATGAATTTGGAACTGCTCTTTTTGTAATTGATGAAAATAGGATAAGAGATAATTATAATAGATTTTATAATGCATTTTCAAAATATTATCCTGATTTCAGAGTATACTATGCATGTAAAGCTAACACAAACTTAGCTGTTTTAAAAATCCTTGAAGAAGAAGGCTGCTGTATTGATGCAGTTTCTCCTGGTGAAGTTTACACTTCTAAAAAATTAGGTTTTGATGGAGACAGAATTCTTTTCACTGGAAACAATGTTACTACTGAAGAGTTAAAATTTGTATATGAACAAGGAGCAGTCATTAACCTTGATTCAGTTTCTGCATTAAAAAGATTAGCTGAAGTAATCGATCCAAATGGAGTTAAAATCTCTTTCAGAGTAAACCCAATGGTAGGTGCTGGACACCACGACCACTGTATTACTGGAGGGGTAATGAGTAAATTTGGTATCATGGAAAGTGAAGCAGTAGAAGTATACAAACTCGCTCGTGAATTAGGCTTTAATCCAGTAGGTATGCATTCTCATATCGGTTCTGGAATTTTAGACCCTGAACCATTTAAATTAGCTATTGAATCTACAATGGATATTGCAGGAAAAGTACATCAGGAAGCTGGAATCGACTTCGAATTTGTTGATTTCGGTGGAGGTGTTGGAATTCCTTACACTCCTGAAGAAAGTATAGTGGATATTGACAAATTTGCAGAAGAAAACATCAAATTATTCAAAGAAAAACTTGAAGAATATGATATGGGCAATCCAACAATGTATCTTGAACCTGGAAGATACTTAGTTGGTGACGCATCTGTATTGCTTGTTCGTGTAAACAGTGTAAAACAAAGCTACAGAAAATTCATTGGAGTAGATGCAGGATTTAACACTTTACTTAGACCAGCAATGTATGATTCATACCATCATATTGTAGTAGCTAATAGAATGAATGATGAAGCAGTTGAAAAAGTAGATATTGCAGGAAATGTCTGTGAATCCGGAGATTTATTTGCAAGAGATAGAATGATGCCTGAAGTTGAAGAAGGCGACTTATTAGCTATCTTAAATGCAGGTGCTTATGGATTTACAATGTCTTCCAACTACAATTCAAGACCTAAAGAAGCTGAAGTTTTAGTAAAAGATGGCGAATGTTTTGTTGTTCGTGAAAGAGAAACATTTGATGACTTATTTAACAAACAAATCATTCCAGATCATTTAGAATAG
- a CDS encoding NUDIX hydrolase: MDKPYGLTMRGIIKNDNDEILILRRHPKSRTNPHKWELPGGKVDPGEFFDEALIREIKEETSLDGKIGDFCEAVQDDYVHKRTVQIIMYLKDLKGEVKISDEHDDWMWASLDKIKELELSTAFEKVIKKKNWKI; this comes from the coding sequence ATGGACAAACCTTATGGACTTACAATGAGAGGAATCATAAAAAATGATAATGATGAAATCCTAATTTTAAGAAGGCATCCAAAATCACGAACCAACCCTCACAAATGGGAGTTGCCTGGAGGAAAAGTAGACCCTGGTGAATTCTTTGACGAAGCACTTATTCGTGAAATAAAAGAGGAAACTAGTCTTGATGGAAAGATAGGTGATTTTTGTGAAGCTGTTCAAGATGATTATGTTCATAAAAGAACAGTTCAGATAATAATGTACCTTAAAGACTTAAAAGGTGAAGTAAAAATAAGTGACGAACATGATGACTGGATGTGGGCAAGTTTAGATAAAATAAAAGAATTAGAACTTTCAACTGCTTTTGAAAAAGTAATAAAAAAGAAGAATTGGAAAATTTAA
- a CDS encoding aspartate aminotransferase family protein, whose product MNTNEIIDIEDKYFINTFTRQPIVLDHGDGVKVYDKDGNEYIDVFAGIAVNILGHNNKRVVEAIQKQAEKLIHISNIYYNEPAVEFAKKLIDLTCLDRIFYANSGAEANEGAIKIALKYTGKSEIITTNNSFHGRTLLTLAATGQPKYQEPFNKNLPQGFINVPYNDIDAIKAAITDETAAIMVEPIQGEGGVNVPDENYLKEISEICKEKGILLILDEVQTGFGRCGTLFAHELFDIKPDIITMAKGMGGGVPIAGFLVTEEVAKGFQPGDHGTTFGGGPLVCAAANAVLDELYENNVLDNCVEVGNYFKNELEKLQEKKEKIADVRGYGLMIGVELDCPGAEYVDSMREKGFLINCTDGNVLRFVPPLIITKEDIDKVIVALDEVL is encoded by the coding sequence ATGAACACTAATGAAATTATTGATATTGAAGATAAATATTTTATTAACACTTTTACAAGACAACCAATTGTATTGGATCATGGAGATGGTGTAAAAGTTTATGATAAAGACGGAAATGAATATATTGATGTTTTTGCAGGAATAGCTGTTAATATTTTAGGCCATAACAATAAACGTGTTGTTGAAGCTATTCAAAAACAAGCAGAAAAGTTAATTCATATTTCTAATATTTATTACAATGAGCCAGCTGTTGAATTTGCAAAAAAACTTATTGACTTAACCTGTCTTGACAGAATTTTCTATGCAAATAGTGGAGCAGAAGCTAATGAAGGAGCTATTAAAATAGCTTTAAAATACACTGGTAAATCAGAAATAATTACTACCAACAACTCTTTCCATGGAAGAACTTTATTAACTTTAGCTGCAACTGGTCAGCCTAAATATCAAGAACCTTTTAACAAAAATCTTCCTCAAGGATTTATTAATGTGCCTTACAATGATATTGATGCTATTAAAGCAGCTATTACTGATGAAACTGCAGCCATTATGGTTGAACCAATTCAAGGTGAAGGTGGAGTCAATGTACCTGATGAAAACTACTTAAAAGAGATTTCTGAAATCTGTAAAGAAAAAGGAATTCTCTTAATCCTTGATGAAGTTCAAACTGGTTTTGGAAGATGTGGAACTTTATTTGCTCATGAATTATTTGACATTAAACCAGATATCATCACTATGGCAAAAGGCATGGGTGGAGGAGTCCCAATTGCAGGATTTTTAGTAACTGAAGAAGTAGCTAAAGGTTTCCAACCTGGTGATCATGGTACTACCTTTGGTGGAGGTCCTTTAGTTTGTGCAGCAGCTAATGCAGTTCTTGATGAACTCTATGAGAATAATGTATTAGATAACTGTGTTGAAGTTGGTAATTACTTCAAAAATGAGCTTGAAAAGTTACAAGAGAAAAAAGAAAAAATTGCAGATGTTAGAGGCTACGGTCTAATGATTGGTGTAGAATTAGATTGTCCTGGTGCAGAATATGTGGATTCAATGAGAGAAAAAGGATTTTTAATTAACTGTACTGATGGAAATGTCTTAAGATTTGTCCCACCTCTCATTATAACAAAAGAAGATATTGATAAAGTTATAGTAGCACTTGATGAAGTGCTTTAA
- a CDS encoding peptidylprolyl isomerase: MKKAIIETEKGTIELELFEKDAPNTVANFEKLIKEGFYDGLTFHRVIPDFVIQGGCPRGDGTGGPGYTIKCETEGNPNKHGTGALSMAHAGKDTGGSQFFITHSPQPHLDGVHTVFGQVINGMDVVYKIQAGDKMLKLKVVEE; encoded by the coding sequence ATGAAAAAAGCTATAATTGAAACTGAAAAAGGAACAATTGAATTAGAATTATTTGAAAAAGATGCACCTAACACTGTTGCAAACTTTGAAAAATTAATCAAAGAAGGATTTTATGATGGTTTAACTTTCCACAGAGTAATCCCTGATTTTGTAATTCAAGGAGGATGCCCTAGAGGAGACGGAACTGGAGGACCAGGTTACACAATCAAATGTGAAACTGAAGGAAACCCTAACAAACATGGAACTGGTGCTCTTTCAATGGCTCATGCAGGAAAAGACACTGGTGGAAGCCAATTTTTCATTACTCACTCTCCACAACCACATTTAGATGGTGTACACACAGTATTTGGTCAAGTCATCAATGGTATGGATGTTGTATACAAAATCCAAGCTGGAGACAAAATGCTCAAATTAAAAGTAGTTGAAGAATAA
- a CDS encoding MFS transporter: MKFESSLEKYVLIVATLTAFFTVFLSSGVGVVIPSIAVDFGMSNIVQNWITTIFFLAVAVFTIPAGQISGKYGLKKSMVCGSALFIISSIFATLSVSSEMFLITRIFQGIGVAFLNVASMAIVVSAFKPENRGQAIGLNVTGVYLATSLSPVIAGFLNHQFTWHSIFYFTIPFLVFCLIVLIVKIDKEWKTFENVPIDKKGSVVYSIGILLFVYGFTTLNEMSGVILTIVGIIFLIAFAYLELKIKNPVFEVRFFKNPKFSSSNFAALSGYLATFAIVMIVNYHLQYIRGFSSQTSGLLLMITPVFQVVLAPLAGRLSDKVNPQKLSAIGIAIGAVAIGIIATLNEHTPLYVLAIALALQGIGFGIFSSPNNNAIMSSVPPKDTPIASASVATMRVIGQTLSLGMLTLVFAFVMGNVPIIPEYYPLLTLSCQIAAAICTVLCVISVFASLVGINSKPVKL, encoded by the coding sequence ATGAAGTTCGAAAGTAGTTTAGAAAAATATGTATTAATTGTAGCTACTTTAACTGCATTTTTTACAGTATTTTTATCTTCAGGAGTTGGGGTTGTTATCCCTTCAATAGCTGTAGACTTTGGTATGAGTAATATTGTTCAAAATTGGATTACAACAATATTCTTCTTAGCAGTTGCAGTATTTACTATTCCAGCAGGTCAGATATCTGGAAAATATGGTCTTAAAAAGTCAATGGTCTGTGGGTCCGCGCTTTTTATTATAAGCTCAATTTTTGCAACACTTTCAGTTTCATCTGAAATGTTTTTAATTACAAGGATATTTCAGGGAATTGGTGTAGCATTTCTTAATGTAGCTTCAATGGCTATTGTTGTTTCTGCATTTAAGCCAGAAAACAGAGGACAAGCTATTGGACTTAATGTAACTGGTGTTTATCTTGCAACATCATTATCTCCAGTTATTGCAGGATTTTTAAACCATCAATTTACATGGCATTCAATTTTCTATTTCACAATTCCATTTTTAGTATTCTGTTTAATTGTTCTTATTGTTAAAATAGATAAGGAATGGAAAACCTTTGAAAATGTTCCAATTGATAAAAAAGGTTCTGTTGTCTACAGTATAGGTATATTGTTATTTGTTTATGGTTTCACTACCTTAAATGAAATGTCTGGTGTTATTTTAACCATTGTGGGAATTATCTTCTTAATTGCATTTGCATATCTTGAGTTAAAAATTAAAAACCCAGTATTTGAAGTTAGATTCTTTAAAAATCCTAAGTTTTCATCATCAAACTTTGCAGCATTATCAGGTTATCTAGCTACCTTTGCAATAGTTATGATTGTTAACTATCATTTACAGTACATCAGAGGATTCTCTTCACAGACATCTGGTCTGTTATTAATGATTACTCCAGTATTTCAGGTTGTTTTAGCTCCTTTAGCAGGACGCCTATCAGATAAAGTCAATCCTCAAAAATTGTCAGCTATTGGAATAGCTATTGGTGCAGTGGCAATTGGAATAATTGCAACATTAAATGAACACACTCCACTTTATGTTTTAGCTATTGCTTTAGCATTGCAAGGTATTGGATTTGGAATATTTTCTTCCCCAAACAACAATGCAATTATGAGTTCTGTTCCTCCAAAAGACACACCAATCGCTTCAGCTTCAGTAGCAACAATGAGGGTTATTGGTCAGACTTTAAGTTTAGGAATGTTAACCTTAGTATTTGCATTTGTAATGGGTAATGTACCTATTATTCCTGAGTACTATCCATTGTTAACTTTAAGCTGTCAAATAGCTGCTGCAATCTGTACAGTTCTCTGTGTAATTTCAGTATTTGCTTCTTTAGTTGGAATTAACTCAAAACCAGTTAAATTATAG
- a CDS encoding MarR family winged helix-turn-helix transcriptional regulator: MDNFDEKPFGALLAALKKNQHKFLNDRLKKDDLTTMQAVFLIKIHVQDCCSQKDLADYFYVNKGTVAKYLRDLEDKGFVTRERIPENRRQYKLKCTEKAIDIMATFKEINEEWEQKVGLNELGHDFVEKFRKLTVNSVKLNEEEL; encoded by the coding sequence ATGGATAATTTTGATGAAAAACCTTTTGGTGCTTTATTGGCAGCTCTTAAAAAAAATCAACATAAATTTTTAAATGATCGTTTAAAAAAAGATGATTTAACCACTATGCAGGCAGTTTTCTTAATAAAAATTCATGTTCAGGACTGTTGCTCTCAGAAAGACTTAGCAGATTATTTTTATGTAAATAAAGGAACTGTAGCTAAATATTTAAGGGATTTGGAAGACAAAGGATTTGTTACTCGTGAAAGAATCCCTGAAAATAGGCGTCAATATAAGTTAAAGTGCACAGAAAAGGCAATTGACATTATGGCAACTTTTAAAGAGATTAATGAGGAATGGGAACAAAAAGTAGGTTTAAATGAATTAGGTCATGATTTTGTTGAAAAATTTAGAAAATTAACAGTTAACAGTGTAAAACTAAATGAGGAGGAATTATGA
- a CDS encoding VOC family protein produces METIIYSTLQFNIMNIRYTTIIVNDMEESVNFYKEVFGFEVEKELNMPDKQIKFLTGENGSGVELIKEEDTEIGLNAIAVSVDDVEKAIEEIKSKIPTVEVQIVDVPNGKLGFVSDPNGVTIAISQK; encoded by the coding sequence ATGGAAACTATTATATATAGTACTCTACAATTTAATATTATGAATATTAGGTATACTACAATTATTGTAAATGATATGGAGGAAAGTGTTAACTTCTATAAGGAAGTTTTCGGTTTTGAAGTTGAAAAAGAATTAAATATGCCTGATAAACAGATTAAATTTTTAACAGGTGAAAATGGATCTGGTGTTGAACTTATTAAGGAAGAAGATACTGAGATAGGTTTAAATGCAATAGCTGTTTCCGTAGATGATGTGGAAAAAGCTATTGAAGAGATAAAATCTAAAATTCCAACAGTTGAAGTTCAAATTGTAGATGTTCCAAATGGAAAGTTGGGTTTTGTCAGTGATCCAAATGGTGTAACCATTGCAATTTCTCAAAAATAA
- a CDS encoding DNA glycosylase — MSDYNIIDLELTQLSGQTSQPPWKQENDEYREVVIVEGVPVLFKAHELNKSIEFSYEFPLNSDFHIKKSILDKKASEIFDLDFNLSKFYKYLNQDEKLAEMTSFCEGLRLFLAKDKFESILSSICSANNSIVRWTKSIDLIKEKWGKSYEFPSGTFYGVPSLDAIINSFEDDQEEFDNCDFPDISLCENNLKACGVGYRAPYMKKATEILSLEMDFGEISKMSYDEAFDTILKLPGVGPKVADCILLYGFNFREAFPSDVWIKRIVSHLYFEGKDIKVPKIREFGMEEFGDYAGYVQLYLFHYARRSGLMNELKK, encoded by the coding sequence ATGTCAGACTATAATATCATTGACCTGGAGTTAACTCAACTTTCTGGTCAGACCTCTCAACCTCCATGGAAACAGGAAAATGATGAATATAGGGAGGTTGTTATTGTTGAAGGAGTTCCTGTACTTTTTAAAGCTCATGAATTAAATAAGTCTATTGAGTTTAGCTATGAATTTCCTTTAAATTCTGATTTTCATATTAAAAAATCTATCTTAGATAAAAAAGCTAGTGAAATCTTTGATTTGGATTTTAATCTCTCTAAATTTTATAAATATTTAAATCAGGATGAAAAACTAGCTGAAATGACTTCCTTTTGTGAAGGTTTAAGACTATTTCTTGCAAAGGATAAATTTGAGTCTATTTTATCTTCTATTTGTTCTGCTAATAATTCAATAGTCAGGTGGACTAAATCTATTGATTTAATAAAGGAAAAATGGGGAAAATCCTATGAATTTCCATCAGGGACTTTTTATGGGGTTCCTTCTTTAGATGCAATTATAAATTCTTTTGAAGATGATCAGGAAGAGTTTGATAATTGTGATTTTCCAGATATTTCCCTTTGTGAAAACAATCTTAAAGCTTGTGGAGTTGGTTATAGGGCACCTTATATGAAAAAAGCCACTGAAATTCTTTCATTGGAAATGGATTTTGGTGAAATTTCTAAAATGTCTTATGATGAAGCTTTTGATACTATTTTAAAACTTCCAGGTGTTGGGCCTAAAGTGGCCGATTGTATATTGCTATATGGATTTAATTTTAGAGAAGCTTTCCCTTCTGATGTGTGGATTAAACGTATTGTTTCTCATTTGTATTTTGAGGGGAAGGATATTAAAGTTCCTAAAATAAGGGAGTTTGGAATGGAGGAATTTGGAGATTATGCAGGATATGTGCAGCTCTATCTTTTCCATTATGCCCGCCGCTCTGGACTAATGAATGAACTTAAAAAGTAG